The Eubacterium maltosivorans genome includes the window GTCACGGTTTGATCCTCCAGGTTCCCTGCGGCGGTGCCATTGTTCAGGATCTCAAGCTGAGCATCCATGTTCCAGGGATAAAGCCTTAAGGCGAGGGCCTGATTGTTCATATAGGCCATAAAAAAGGCGGTAAACAGATAACAGAAAAGGATGCAGGCTGTGCCCGAAACAGCCAGACTCCCTTTCACAAAGCGCGGTTTGCCTATCTTTTCAGGGTTTCCCACATCAATGGCCAGCGCGAGGACCATCGCGACTGCCAAAAACTGAAGATGAAAATCAAAAAGACTTCCAATCACAATCAAAAGCAGCACTCTTTTTTGCAGAGGGCTTGTGCGCTTTGAAACAAAGCTGATCACAAGGGCGGTTATCCATAAGATCAAAGCGCCGATCCCCGCATCCAGCGCCAGCTGCAGGAAATCATTGTGAATGTACCGCACAGTGTACACACCGGTCTGAAAAGAGGGCTGCGCATAAAAATAACCCATATAGCCCAGCCCGAAGGGGTGCCGCGCAATTTGTCCGAGACCATCTTTCCAATAGAGAAAGCGCCCTAAAAAGGTGCTCTCCCCAAGGCCAATGGTTAAAAAGCGTCCAAAATTTTCGACATATCCGGTCGTAAACGCCAGAATAACGGCCGCCACCGCAAGGCTTCCGGATAAAATCAGCAGCGGACAGCGCAGGCTTTTCTGCCTGATCATAAAGTACAGGACTGTAAAAGCCGTCAATACAAAGACTGATCGGCTGCCTGTCAGCAAAATCCCTGCCAGCAGAATAAAGACGCCGCCGATCCTGAAACGCTTGCCAAAAGCAGTCTCTACAGACAAAAGCACCGTCACTCCCAGCAGCAGATAAAGGGCAAAAGTATTGGAATACTGAAAAAAGCCGCCCAGACGGCCAGCACTGTAGAAAATAGCGCTAAAGGCCTCTGTCAAACCAAGGACTGCCGATAAAACAGTCATTCCCAGGGCCGAGTAGGGAATGATTTCCATCAGCTTCGCACGCTCTTTCCCAGAATACTGCATGAGGAGAAGCAAAAAAAGCGGAATGGGCAGCATCTTAAAAAAGCCAGCCACTGCCATCCCCCGGTCCACTGCGTAAAAAGCGGCAATCAAATAACACAGACAGGCAGCCGTCATTAAAACCGGCGCTGCTGCCCTTGATGCCCAGACTTCTTTTTTCTTTCTGATGCGCACACCGAGGCAAAGCGCCATGGCCGCCCCTGCCAGATAAGTGGCAAACTCATAGTAAAGCCCAAAAATAAAAGGCAGTATAAAAAGCAGCAGCGAAAAAGGGTCCCTCAGTATTTCTTTAAATCGCTTCATGTTATCCTTTCTTAATACAAATGAACAAGGACGGCAGCGTATGGCTCCGTCCCTGTTCATTTAAAACTTATATTCCTGAGAGATTGGAATTGTTTTTATCTTGCGTTTCTGCGCTTTTTAAAGGCCATCAGCCCTACAGCGGATAGAACCAGCATGCCTGCACAGAGATAGGCTGAGGTGTGAGTATCGGTGAGGATACCGGTTGAGACAGAGCCCGTTTTTACCACAGTAGTCTCTGTGGAAGCAGCTGTACCCCCGCCATTTTCCTGGGGTTCAGTGTAGCCATTTCCGGTTACGGTTGTTCCAGACTGTTCCTTTTCGGCCTGAACCAGGGCGTAATAACTGAAATGATCGGTTTCAAAAACAGCGTAGCCGCCCTCAATTTTAGTTTCCAAAATCTGGATGGACTGGTCTGCCTCGTTATAGTACACAACGGCCAGATTCTTTAAGTCTGCAAGATTTTCCGGCAGTCTGATCTTGACGGTTACCTTGCCATTTGGCTGAACCTTTGCGTTATCCTTCATCAAGGAAATATCCAAAAGCTGGAGCACTTTTGTATTTTCGCCTAACGCTTCATCTTTCTGGATCGCCTTAGCCACACCATCGGAAATTTCAACCGGAATATTCGAGCTGATCTTAATCTCTGCACCCTCTGGTACTACACCAGCCGCTGCTTCAACGGTTACTTTTGTACCGTTCACTTCGATTTCCTGATGATAACCGGGCTCTGGGGTCGGTTCTGGCGTCGGTTCTGGGATTTTAATGTCTGGATAGCTCGATACCTTTTGGGGTACAGGCTGGCTTCCAGAGACAAACCATACACTGCCATCGGTTCGGGTAGCGTAGATGCCGCCCACATTTTCAAGACGATAGGGGTCTGATTTGCTGTTGCCGCTGGTGATGGACACCACATCGGATAAAATGTCAAAACCATTCTGGCTCAGGACCTGGCCATCCTTTAAAAGATAAGAGCCAATGCAGTCTTTGACACCGGTTGCCAGCACCTTGCCGTCCAAATTCTTGAGCGTTCCGTCTTTTTTGAGGTAATAACGGGTATAATCGCCGGTGCCCGATCCCTCATATTTGGATACACCACTGTCTATTTTTTCGGCTTTTTCATTGCCTGTAAAATCATAACCTTCATAGGAAATCGACCACATGTCGCCGTTCTGGTCTAAAAACAAATTCTGATGAATGGATTTTCCACCCTGGTCATCCGCTACATAGTCATAGATAATCCATGGCTCTGTGACAATTTCAGTGTCTAAAACTTTAAAGCTTTCTGCTGGCACGGTTCCCACTGCATACCGATACCGCCAGGTGGTTCCATCATTTTTAACCACATAACTGCCATAAATGGCTTTCACATCGGTTCCATAATCCATAATGATAACAGGGTTCTCACCATAGATGTTTAAAGAAAGACGGTGGCATTCGCCATCTTTAGTATAGTAGGTGTTGTCATCCTCCAAGGCAGTGACATTCTTGCTGATCTCGGTGAAAGCGCCTTTATCCCAGACCTGATCATCGATTTTAGCGAGATAAGTACCATCCTCTTTCAACACACCAACCGTCATATGTGTTCCTCTATTGTTGGAGACACTGAAATCCCGAACCTCAGAAACCATATCGTTGACGGCGCCATCCACCCCGATGTGCTTCAGGACACCATCGTTTGTCAGAGCATAGCCAAAATTGCAGTCACCGCTATGATGTTGAGTATCCGGATCGGTATAGTAGACTGTATTGGACACATACTTAGTGGTATTGGCAATCTTATTTTCCAGCTTGCCCGGTGAACCGACCGCGTCACGGCGAACCCATAGGTTATCAGACTGGTCTCTGGCAAAGAGCATGGAGACGCCATTTTTATAATCATTATAATTTTTATAAACGATGTTGTTATTTGCTTTAAAGTCCTTAACATTTTCCAGCACCTTCTCTGGCTCGTCGCCAGACAGGCTGTAAAGATCGCCGTCGATCACACCCAGACCAATGACTTCATCAGGAGTCTGGTAAAGAATGGGATCCGGCAGATCGGTCACGGGCTTGTCAACCGGCTGGTTCGGCTCGATGCCCTCAACCGTGACCTTAAAGGTTCTGGTGTAATCCTTCCATTTCAAGGTCGCAGTGGTGGTGCCTACTTTTTTGGGCTTTAAAGTAATGGCATGATCTTTTACCACATCAGCCAAGGTACTGTCCCCCAGCGTAACGTCAAAAGCCTCAATCGTACTAAATCCTTCGCTGGTGGTCATCATGCCCGCAATCGTGGGCGCAAGCGAAACCGTTCCTGACTGGATGATATAAAATTTTAAATCCTCTCACCGGATCAAATCGAATTTGCTTTGATCGCTGACCTTGGTGCCCGTGAAATTGAGCACGTTGATATTATCCATCTCCTTCAGCGGTGTCACATCAGACAGATTGGAATTATTGCTCAAATCGATACTT containing:
- a CDS encoding O-antigen ligase family protein; amino-acid sequence: MKRFKEILRDPFSLLLFILPFIFGLYYEFATYLAGAAMALCLGVRIRKKKEVWASRAAAPVLMTAACLCYLIAAFYAVDRGMAVAGFFKMLPIPLFLLLLMQYSGKERAKLMEIIPYSALGMTVLSAVLGLTEAFSAIFYSAGRLGGFFQYSNTFALYLLLGVTVLLSVETAFGKRFRIGGVFILLAGILLTGSRSVFVLTAFTVLYFMIRQKSLRCPLLILSGSLAVAAVILAFTTGYVENFGRFLTIGLGESTFLGRFLYWKDGLGQIARHPFGLGYMGYFYAQPSFQTGVYTVRYIHNDFLQLALDAGIGALILWITALVISFVSKRTSPLQKRVLLLIVIGSLFDFHLQFLAVAMVLALAIDVGNPEKIGKPRFVKGSLAVSGTACILFCYLFTAFFMAYMNNQALALRLYPWNMDAQLEILNNGTAAGNLEDQTVTAERILKQNSHIAAAYEVKAAAAWKDRDYTAMTDLFEKALENEPYELEAYEGYLQMLSAAITEESERENWAGVRLLAEKALEVPQRLNAVIAQSDPIAYQIDDKPELTLPSEYQIYLEKLKQAMKQ